From the genome of Pirellulaceae bacterium:
CTGCCTTGCCAGGCCGACCCGGTGAAGTAGGGCAGGGGAGTAAAATCGCTCAGCGTGCCAGCAGCTTGGTCGATGGCCGCGTATCCGTAACTCCACGTCAGCGATTCGACTGAAGGTTTTTCATTGGAGTCGTCGTCTGGCTGAGCCAAGAATAGTTCCGCAGCCGCTTGTTCGGTCGGCGATGGATCGCGCTGGACTACTTGCCGATACAACCGTTGAATCGACATTGAATCGGACAGAGGATCGTTGGTTACCGATTGCTCCGCCTCGAGCGCGGCTATCAACGATTTGGCACGATACACCAAGAATGGATGATTCAGGCAGTAAAGTGCCTGCTGAGGTACCAGCGTCTCGCTGCGGCGACCGATGTGCAGATCGGGATTGGCGAAATCGAAGATACGCAACGTTCCGGGTAAGAACTGACGGTCGACCAACCCGTATAGAGTGCGGCGATGGTGCGTATCTTGGGCGGTGAACATTTCCGTCGCCTTGCCGCCGGGACGATCATCCAAACTGCCGCTGACCCGCAGCCACGAGTCTCGCAACTCTTCGAACTTCAGCCGCCGGGGAGCGACCCGCCACAACAGACGATTGTCGGGATCCATTTGAAAGGCTCGCGTGAAGCTGGTCAGATGCTGGCCGACAACGGCTGGCTGGTCGTCACTGATTTGTTGAGGCAATTCTGAAGCCTGCCGAAACGTCTCGGACAGCACGATCATGCGCACGATCGCCTTGGTGCTCCACCCTTGCTCGATCAAACGGGTGGCCAGCAGGTCTAGCACTTCAGGATGGCTGGGCGGTTGGGCTCGCAATCCGAAGTCGCTGGGCGTGCGCACCAGTCCTTCGCCAAAACAATGTTGCCACAGACGATTGACCCATACCCGCGGGGTTAGCGGGTTCGATGGATCGACGACTCGCTGGGCTAACTCCAAACGCCCACTGCCGATCTTAAATGGTTCTTGCGGGCTCTCTGATAACAGCGACAGAAACTGTCGAGGCACTCGCGAACCTTTGTTAGCCGGATTACCGCGTCGCAGGATTCGCGCATCGGACAGACTGTCACGATCAAACAGGCCAACGGCCACGGTTGGTGGCTGGGGTGCTTGCAAGCGCCAGCGGTCAACTTCGCCTTGCAGCTTCCATAATTCATTGCAAGTTCCGGAATCAAAAAAAGTTTCCGTGGCGATCACCTCTTCGTCGGGCACTTCGCAAGGCGCAGTCGCTCCATACAACACATCCAGCAGCGGCCCAGCCTTTGTCACCCAGGCTTGATCTTCCTCGAACCACCCAGCGGTACGTGTCTCCTGCAATTGTTTCCATTTGTCGTTGACTCGCGAAAACAATTCGCCGTACCGATCGGCTACTTGCCTGAGATCGCTTGGTGACGTTTGAAATAACTGGGCGATCCACGGATGCGGATGGGTTGCCGCTACCGTTGAGTGTGCCAGCTGCTTGATAACCTGTTCCGCTCGCTGAGTGAATTGATCGGCTGGCAAGGCGGCAAACTGAAACCAGGCTCCGAAGATCGGATCGCTGGCACCATCCCGCCGCGACAGAAACGCCTCCCAACGCCGTACGAAGGCCGGGATGAGATCGTCCACCGCCAGGATCACATCGAACCCCTCTTCGGGGTATTTGTGCAATTCCGACTGTGCAAACAGATAGTCGGCCAATCTGCTACGAACCCGATCGGCGGCCTGTTGGCGACTAGCGGCGGTCTTATCAGCCAGTGCCTTTAGTCGTTTATCCAGTTCAGCTTGAAATTCCGTGTCCGTATTAGCATCGGAACGATACGCAGCCAGATCGACTTGTCGGTCGGTACTGCATTGGAATACGCCGTACAGCGAATAGTAGTCGCTGGTGGGAATGGGATCATATTTATGATCATGGCATCGCGCGCAGCCGACCGTCAGCCCCATCACACCGCGACTAATTACGTCGATGCGATCGTCGATGATATCGTGAGTCACCCCCAAGAATCGCCGGCCCAATGTCAACAGCCCCATGGCAGCCAGCGATTGAGGCTCATCAGCGGCAACTTGATCGGCAGCGATTTGGAGCTTGATGAATTGATCGTATGGCATGTCGCTGTTCAGCGCTTCGACTACCCAGTCGCGATACAGGGCCGAGTGAACATAGAATCTTTCCTCGCGGGCATAGACGTAGCCTTTAGAGTCGGAGTAACGCGCTACATCCAACCAGGTGCGTGCCAGATGCTGACCGTACGCGGGGGAAGCCAGCAGTCGATCGATCAAATGCTCGTAGGCATCTTCCCGTGAATCACTCGCGAACTGCTCGACTTCTTCGTACGCAGGTGGCAGGCCTGTCAGAGCGTAAGTTGCGCGGCGAATCAGCGACCGGCGATCGGTGCGCGGAGTGGGGTGCAAGTCATGTTGTGCGAGACGCTGCGTGATGAAGCTGTCGATGGCATTCTGCGCTGGCCGGCTGCCAGAGGCAATCTGCGGCGGCAGAGGTTGATTGAGCCGCTGGAATGCCCAGTGGCTCTTCCAAGCATCCGGCGATGTGGGCGCGACTGAGTCGCTTGGCCAAGGAGCCCCCATCTCGATCCACTTTCGCAGCGCTGCAATCTGCGGTTCGCTCAATGGCTGGTCCGGGGGCATGTCGATATCGCCGCCTCGCGACACCACTTGATATAGTAGGCTCTGCCCCGGATGGCCCGGCACGACCACCGGCCCACTGTCGCCGCCATGGGCCAGAGCTTCAGCCGAATCCAGTCGCAAGCTATTCCACTGCTTCGTCGCACCGTGACATTGCCAACAGTGTTCGGCCAGCAGCGGACGAATTTCGGTCTCGAAGAATTCGTCAGCCGAATGCTCAGCGTGCACCGGGCCGCCGATCCACAGCTTGACCAGCAGCCCCACACAAATAATGGACCAACAGCGCATACAGATTGCCAACAGAACACGAAGTTTAATCGCTCTAAGTGAGCGTCATTGACTACCATTCATTATACTATGTCTGATTCTTGGCTGTTGAGGCCGGTAACGAACACCCTTCCAGGGCTGAGCGACGTTTTGAGCTGTGCGGTGAATTTGAATAGATCAGCCAGACAGAAATTGCGGACACGGGTGTCCGTTGTACGTCAGTCGATCGCGATGGCATTTTCGTGGTTGATGGTACATGCCACCGTGATTGCTAACCTCGCAGGACAGTCGACCATCGATTTTGTTGCGCAGATACGTCCCATTCTCCAGTCGCGCTGTTACGATTGCCACAGCCAGCAGCAAGCGGAGTCCGGGCTGAGGTTGGACATCAAGGCCACCGCCATGCGCGGCGGTGACCATCATGGCGTCGCCATTTTTCCGGGTAACCCGAGTCGCAGCCCGCTGGTGGAATTGATCAGCAGTTCGGATTCGAGCAGACGCATGCCGCCGGACGAACCATTGAGTGACGCTGAAATACAAACGATCATCCGATGGATCGCAGAGGGCGCCAACTGGCCGGACGGAGTCGATACGGCCACACTACCCGACAAAACCAATCATTGGTCATTTAAGCCCCTGACTGAGTATTTTGAATTTCACTCGATCGACCAGTTCATCGACCAGCGGTTGGCTGAGCACGGCTTGCAGCGCTCCCAACCAGCTTCGCCGGCTCAGTGGTTGCGACGGGCGACGCTGGATCTGACCGGACTGTTGCCAGAGCCCGAGGAGATACAGCGTTTTGCCGCTCAAGCGGTACCAGATTATGCTGCCCAGGTCGAGCGGTTACTTGGCAGCCCGACCTACGGCCAGCGCTGGGCTCAGCACTGGCTGGACGTGGTGCGTTACGCTGACACTCACGGTTTTGAAGTCAACACCGAACGCCCCAACGCCTGGCCGTATCGCGATTACGTGATTCGCGCCGCCAACGCTGACGTTCCCTACGACCAATTCATCCGACATCAACTTTGCGGTGATGCGTTGGGTGAAGACGCGGCGACCGGATTTTTGATCACCGCGTCAGTTTTGTTACCGGGCCAAATTGGCAAGGACGCTCCGTCAATGCGATTGGCTCGACAGGATGCCATCGACGAAATCGTCAATAACATCGGGCAAACATTTTTAGCTTTGAGCATCGGTTGCGCACGTTGTCATGATCACAAATTCGATCCGATCACCTCAGTCGATTACTATGCGATGCAGGCGTTCGTTGCCGGAGTTGAGTATGAAGATCGGGAATTGGGCGGTCTTGAAGCGTCAGCTCCGTCCGGTCAAATGGTGTTTGCTGGAAAGTTTCGTGCGCCCGATAACATCCACTTGCTCAATCGTGGCGATCCCGAACAGCCGCTGCAACCCGTGTCCCCGGCGGTAATTCGCGCTCTGGCCGACGTTCAATTGGATGATTCCGCCAGCGAGCAGCACAGGCGGCAGGTGCTGGCTGATTGGATTGCCAACCCCCTCAATCCGTTGACCGCCAGAGTCATTGTTAATCGCATTTGGCAAAGCCACTTTGGAGTCGGCTTGGTAGAAACACCGGGCGATTTTGGTCATGGTGGCCTGCCACCCAGTCATCCGGAGCTGCTGGATTGGTTAGCTGCCGAGTTCATTCGATCGGGCTGGAGCGTCAAGGCGCTGCATCGACTGATCATGCTGTCGGCGACTTACCAGCAATCGAGTCATGCCGTCGCCTCACTGCTGGCTCGAGCGCTGCCCGCCGATGCCGATGGTCGGCTCTTGTGGCGTTATCCGTCTAGGCGACTGGATGCCGAAGTCATTCGCGATTCCATGTTGCAGGCCTCCGGTCAGTTGAATCTCACCATGAGCGGTCCGGGTTTTGACCTGTTTGAGCAGCGCGGCGGCTTGAGTGGCTTCACGCCCATCGAAGAATTGAGCGCTGCCAATAGCCGACGCATGATCTACGCACATCGAGTGCGCCGTGAGCGTGAAGCGGTTTTCGGAGTTTTCGATTGTCCCGACGGCGGTCAAAGCACTCAAGTACGGCGCGAGAGTACAACCCCATTGCAGGCTCTGAATCTGCTGAACAGTTCGTTTACGATGCAGTGCGCCCAGGCCCTTGCCAGGCGAGTGTCGCTTGAGGCTGGCGATGATACCATTTGCCAGATCCAACGAGCATTCTGGTTGACGCTCTCGCGCCCGGCAACCGATGACGAGATATCCGAGTTTGCCCCATTGGTCCAGCAGCATGGTATGATGGTGCTGTGTCGAGCCCTTTTCAACAGCAACGAATTTCTCAACCTGCCATGAACCTGGTCGTGCCACCCTCTACGCCAGCGTCGATTGCCGAGAGAGCAGCAAGACGGGATCGCCGCAGCTTCTTGAGTGACAGCGCCACCGCGCTATCGTCGATGGCTTTGCTTCACCTGCTGGGGGCCGATGGGTTACTGGCCGGACAGAGTCCTGTGGGCATTGATCCGGAGCGACCTCACGCACCGCGGGCACCTCACTTTGCAGCCAAGGCCAAGAATGTAGTGGTCATCTTCTGCGCCGGTGGCGTTAGCCAATTGGAGACCTGGGACTACAAACCCGAGCTGATCCGCTGGGACGATCAACCGCTGCCAGGTGGTCCATCCGTAACATTCCAAGGCCCCGCCGGCAATTTGGCTCGTCCGCAATACGCCTTCCGACAGCATGGACAGACCGGAAAGTGGGTCAGCGATTTGATACCTCACCTGGCGCAGTTGACCGATGATATCGCCTTTGTACATTCGCTGACTAGCAAATCCAACACGCATGGTCCGGCCGAGAATTTCCTATCGACCGGATTTGTTCTTGACGGCTTTCCCAGCCTCGGTTCGTGGGTTACCTATGCCTTGGGAAGCGAGAATCAAGACCTGCCGGCGTATGTGGCAATCCTCGATCCGCGCGGAGTACCCCAAAACGGTTCGAACAATTGGGGCGCTGGCTTTTTGCCAGCTGCCTTTCAGGGGACCACTCTCAGCGCCTCGGAGCCGGTGCGCCATTTGGCGGTCCCGCCCGGTGTTACCCACGAGGCTGAGCAAGCGACTCGATCGATCCTGCGGGCGATGAATGCGCGGCATTGGCAAGCCAGCGATGGCGACCAGCGCCTGGCAGCTCGCATCGCTGCTTACGAATTAGCGGCCCGCATGCAGCTGAGCGTGCCAGAAATTTACGATCTGAGCGACGAGCCACAACACACTCTCAAAATGTACGGCGCAGATCAACTGCACAACCCTGACAAAGCCGCCTTTGCCCGCAACTGTATTGTCGCCCGTCGTCTGCTGGAGCGCGGCGTGCGCTTTGTCCAGCTCTTCAACGGTGCCTACGCCAGTGCCGGAAAATTGAACTGGGACGGACACAACGCTTTGAAAGAGCAATACGATGTGCATGCGGAGATTCTGGACCAGCCCGCTGCCGCACTGATCAACGACCTGAAACAGCGCGGTCTGCTGCAAGAAACTTTGGTCGTGTGGTGTACTGAGTTTGGCCGCATGCCTTTCTTTCAAAAAGGTGCTCAAGGCCGCGATCACAATCCCGACGGATTCACCTGCTGGCTGACGGGGGCCGGTGTGAAGCCCGGAGTCAGTCATGGAGCCACCGATGATTTTGGTCAGCGCGCCGTCGCTGATGTGCATCCACTGTACCACTTCAATGCTACAATTTTACATCTCCTCGGCTTGGATTTTGGGAAACTCAGCTTCGAGCACAACGGCATTCCCCGGCGGCTGACAAACGTTGAAGGCAAAATCATCCGCGAGATCTTGGCCTAGCCCATGCTAGATCGCTAAATTCGAAGTGATGGGACCAGGGGGGGCCGATGCAACTTGGGGGCATCAAGCCCCGGTACATTCTGAACACAGCAACCATCCGCCCAGTACAATAAGTCCGGCCCCGCGCCGGCCCATCACGTGAGTGAACAAAGTATCGCCTGAGCATCTACAGAACTTCCATCAAGGAGCCATCCAGCATGCATCTTGGCCAATCGCTATGTCTCTGCCAACTGTTGTTGACCTGCCTGATGACTTTCTGCAGCAGTGGCTCGATGCTTCATGCCGCAGATGCGCCACCCAAGAACGTCTTGTTCATCATGGCTGATGACTTGAATAATTTCCTAGGTTGTTACGGTGATTCGCGGGCCAAGACTCCCAACATCGACCGACTGGCCGCCCGGGGCACATTGTTTCAGCGAGCCTACTGTAGCTTTCCGTTGTGCGGTCCCAGTCGCAACTCGCTGCTGACTGGCTTGTATCCCAATAGTACCGGCATCATCCTTAACGGCCAAATCTTCCGACAGACGATTCCGCAACATGTCAGCCTGCCGCAGGCGTTTCGCCTGAGCGGCTATTTTGCTGGACGTATCGGCAAACTCTATCACTACAATGTACCTCGGTCGATTGGCACCAATGGCCATGACGATCCTGGATCATGGGAACTGGAATTGAATCCTGCTGGCGTCGATCGACTAGAGGAAGAGCCATCCATCTTTTCGTTAGTTCCGGGGCAGTTTGGCGGCACCCTCAGTTTTTATGCCTCTCCCAAGAGCGACCAATTTCACACGGATGGACTGCAAGCTGCCGAAGCCGAGTGGGTGCTGGAGCGCTGTGCCACCCGCCGCGAGCGCCCTTTCTTTTTGGCGCTTGGATTCTTTCGCCCCCACACACCCTATGTTGCTCCCAAGCAACCCTACTTCGACATGTACCGTCTGGCCGATATGCCGTTGGTCAGTGGAGTACAAGAGGATCAAGCCGACTTGCCGGCTGCCGCTTTAGGGAGTTACAAACCGGAGCAGGATCAACTGACCGATACGCTGCGTCAGCAGTTTGCGCAGGCCTACTACGCCAGTATCAGTTTTATGGATGCCCAGGTTGGACGCGTGATCGACGCTTTGGACCGCCTGAGGCTAGCTGACAACACGATTATCGTCTTTACCAGCGATCACGGTTACCACATCGGGGAACATGGATTGTGGCAGAAGATGAGTCTGTTTGAGGAGAGCGCTCGCGTGCCGCTGTTGATCGTCGCACCGGGCGTAGGCACACCGGGCTCTGTGGTTCAATCGCCGGTATCACTGGTGGACCTTTACCCGACACTAGCCGAACTATGCGCAGTGCCCGCGCCGGACAACCTCCAGGGGCAGACGCTGGTACCCATGCTCGAACAACCAGACACCATCGGTCGCGGCTGGGCCTTGACGCAAGTTACCAGGCGGGGCAAGCGACGCAGTAGCGAAACCGAGTATTACGGCTATTCACTGCGTACCGAACGTTGGCGATTGACGCTGTGGGATGATGGCCAGCACGGCCGAGAACTGTATGATCACCAGCGCGACCCCAGGGAGTTGCACAACGTAGCGGATGATCCCAACTATGCTCAGCAAATCCAGGAGCTGACAGCTCAACTGCGCTCTGCCGTGGAAACCACTTTACCTACTTCTGGGCAGATGCCCGATGTAAAACCTGCCCTGTGGGCTCCCAATCTGACGGATCCCTGACCAGACCAACCAACTGTGGCTGCACTCGCTGTCTCGCAGCTACTACACCTTTGATGAGCCTTGAAATGCGAAGACACATCTGCCTAGGAATCTTGTTGACCATATATTGCTCCCGCTACGCCATCGGTAATGAAACGGAAGAGACGGTCGTTCCGCCAGGTCAACGCGCAACTAATCAAATCATAGTTTCCCCCCAAGGTCCACGCGATGGAGGCGATTTTGGACCGCACACCAGAGGCACCAAAACATCCGGACTACAGGAAGCCTTGTTGGCAGCCAAGGAACAGGCCAAGGATGTTTACTTGGCCGGAGGAAGTTGGACTGCAGACACCACGGAGCCCGTCGTATACCATCTGCACGAGACGCTCACGATTCCGTGGATGCAAAACTTTCGATTAGACTCGGGCCATTGCGTAATCAATTACACGCCCAAGAGTGGCGATGCTGTAGTGTTCGACAGTCAGATGAGCTGCGTGTACCGCTTGGGATTGATCGTCTCTCAGTCGGATGGGGCAGTAGTACGGATGAAGCCAACCACTGCCGGACCAGATCGATTCAAAGTCATAACTTCAACCGAATTTACTTTCAACGCCGTTGTCGGTGGTGGCGGAGCATGGCCTGGCGGCGAACCGTACAAGAGTGTGCTAAATCCCGATCAACAGTGGCGTGGTACGGGGCTGGTGTTGGATGGTAGTCAGGGCTCGATTGACGCCAATAAGATCACAGTCCTGGAGACGGTTGGCTGCGCGATCGGCTTAGACTTGGTCGGCGCGGTGACACGCAACACTATCGAAGAGATCAACATTCATCTGAGTGAACTCCATTTGCGCATTGGCTCGGCTGACGATCAGCGGCCCAGCGACAATCGAATTTCGGCTTTTTTTGATTGCCAGGGCATCGCCACCGGACGAGGTGCCCAGGTATTCGGTTCGCGGAACTTCTTAACCCTCAGCACTCGCCCCTTCCCACATGGCCCCGATCTCATTCTCGAATCAAGCGCCGAGGGAAACTTAATACTTTTTCATTCTCCCTACCACCTAGAAGATCGTTCTCGGCCAGGAGCCAATCAAATCATTGGCGGAGAAAAATCTGTAAGGTAGAAGAAATATGGTTTCCGAGCGAGTCAATTTCCAAGGAATCGTTGGCGACCGCGCGAATTGGCTGCTTCTGTTGGTTCGACCAGCTAACACACTTAGGCTGTTAGCCGAGGATATCGTCAATCACTTGTCCATAGTCGATCTCCAACCGCTTGCGGCCGGGAATGTTTAACTGTCGCGAATCGAGCCCCAGCAAGTGCAAGGCGGTGGCGTGGATGTCGGTGACGTAGTGCGGATGCTCAACGGCGTGGAAGCCAAATTCATCGGTGGCACCATGCACGTAGCCAGATTTTAAGCCCCCTCCAGCCATCCAGATAGTGAATCCATGCGGATGATGATCGCGGCCGGTGCCAGCTTTATTTAAGCTGGTGATCTCCAAAGCTGGCGTTCTTCCGAACTCGGTGGCGCAGACCACCAGGGTCTCATCCAACATTCCACGACGTTTCAAATCGCGAATCAGTCCTGCTAGCGGCTTGTCGACTCGTCCACAGGATTTCGCGTGCAACTCCTTGATGTTCGAATGTGAATCCCATTCGCCGTAGTCGCTCAAGTAAACCAGCGTAAACCGCACGCCGCGTTCGGCCAAGCGCCGGGCTGTCAACAACCGCCGGCCATACAGTTCGGTAGTGGCCTGGTCGATGCCGTACAGCGCCAGTGTTTCGGATGATTCGTGGGATAGATCGAGCGTCTCGGGCGCGGACATCTGCATGCGATAGGCCAACTCGTAGGCGCGAATGCGGGCGGCTAAATCGGTGTCGGTAAGATACTCTTGTGCAGCCAGCCGATTCCAACGATCGATCAGCTGGTATTGGGCTTGCTGTTCTGCTGGCAACACATCAGGCAGCCGGCGACCGTAGGGCAGGGGATTGGCTGGGTCTAGTGACAGTTCGACGCCGGCGTGCTGTGGCCCCAGGTAATTGGCATCAAAGTTCCGCTTGACGCGCAGGTCTTTGTATTGCCCCAGAAAAACGAACTGCGGCAAGTTCTCATTCAACGACCCCAAACCGTAAGAAACCCACGATCCGATGCTGGGCTGCTGTTCGTCCAGCGAATGCCGTCCGTTTTGAAATTGGAACTCAGCGTTATGGTCATTGTCGGTAGTGTACAACGAACGCACGATGCACAAGTCGTCGACAACACCAGCCAGATTGGGCAGCCAATCGCTAACCCAGATTCCATGACGACCATACTGACGAAAGCCGACTTGCAGAGGCATGATCGTCGAAATAACTTCGCGGTCAAAGCCGACAACACTCCGCGAGCGCTCCAGGTAAATCGGCAGTTTTTGCGGATTGGGCAGGTTCGTTTCGTCGTAGGTCTTACCTGCGAATTGATTGAGCAACGGCTTGGGGTCAAACGTTTCCAGATGACTCACGCCACCTGACAGAAAAATCCAGATTATGTTTTTGGCTCGCGGCACAATGGGCTGGAAGGCTTGGCCAGCTTGGGCCGGTCGCGATATTCCATCGCTCAGGAGCAATGACCCCACGGCCATCCCACCCAGCCCCAAGCCCCAATCGCTGATGAACGATCGGCGATTGGTTCGACCACAAAAGGCACTGGCTGCTGAGCGTAGGTTCTTATGAGTCATAACACCACCCCGCTTAACGAATCGTAACGAAATCGTTGTGACTGAACAGACTGATCGCCAGGTTTTCGCGAGCGCGCTGCGCGATGTCCCGCGAAGCCGGTAGAACGTCTTGAGCACCGGTCAGCGTTCTCTGGTCGGTCGATACAGCGCTCAACTGTTGGCGCTGCTGCTCCAGGAATTCGAGCGATACCTGCAATTCATCTAGCGACGGAGGTCGGCTGAGCACGCGCTGAAAGGCCAAATCAACAAAGTCTGAATCGGCCTGACTGTCATCCGGCTGACGGCTCAATTGCTGGACAACGGCAGCCGCCAAACTTCTGCCGCTGCTAACCATCAGTTCGCTATTGGTCATGGCCAGCGACTGCTGTGGCAACACGGTACTGGTGCGCCTGTAACATTCGCTGACATTGGGACCGTCAAAGGTATCCATGAACTGCATCTTGGCTTCCCCGTGAATCGTAAAATACAAGCTACGACGCGAGACTGTAAACCAGTGGGTATTGTCGATCTCAGGCCCACCTAACGATCGATCGAGCAATCCAGCGCAAGCCAACACGCTATCGCGAACTACTTCTGCTTCCATTCGCAATGGCAGGCGTCGCCAATAGGACTCATTGTCTCGATCGGCATCTAACCCCGAATGATCGACAGATGGATTTGATGCGCGTCGATACGCTTGACTGGTCACGATCAGCCGATGAATATGCTTCATACTCCAACCGTGCTGCATCAGTTCGACCGCCAGACCGTCCAGGATTTCAGGATGTGTCGGCGGCTTGCCTTGTGCGCCAAAGTTGTCGGTGGTCTGGACCAGCGCTTGTCCAAAATGTCGCAACCAGATGTGATTGACGGCCACGCGAGCAGCCAGCGTATTCTGCGGGCTGGTGATCCACCGCGCTAGAGCCAGCCGACGGCCGCTGCTGCTGGCGGGATAGCTCGGCGACAGAGGGGTATAACTGGTGTCGGTAGAATTCAGGCCTTCAATGGCGGTGTCCAGCGCGGTACGAGCCGCGCTGACAGCCTGACTGGCTTTGGTCAGCTCCTCTTTCGCCTTTTCGATCTTCTCGGCTGGCGCTTCGGCCACCTGCCGCTGAGCATGCAAATGCGCTCGCTGTGTCACCTGGAGTGCATGCTCTGCTGACTCGTAGGTCAACTGTCGCTCAGCCACATGCGCGTGACGAGCCAGTGACTGTGCATCGCCCAATCCGCGATAGCACGCGTCGTCGGCTGCGATACGACTGCGGAGCGCTGTACTGCGAGCCTCGGCAACCAGTCGTGCCGCTTGAGCCACCCGCAGATCTTGTCGAGCGATCAACAGATCATGCTCGGCCCGCGCGAGCGTTTCTGATGATGGCAGTGCTGCGGCTGTAATGGGCTGCGCGGATTGGGCGAACAGATCGTCCAGCCGCCTATTGGCAGTTGCGAGCGTCGCGGCGGCCTGCTCACATAGCTGCTCAGCCTGCAATTGCTGGGCCGCAGCATTGTGCAGTTCATCACGGCGAACAAATTCCTTGAGCCCCGGATAACTGGCTTCACTGGGTAGTGTTACGGGTTCGATGACAAACGGCTGGCTGCACAGTGCCTGTGGTGGACTGGGCTCCAGCGGAGGTTTGTCTTCGATGCGATTGCGGGCATCGCCGCTGTGATACATAAACGTCTGTGCATCCAACTTCTCATCGAATACGCGAATGGCACCGGTAGCGATCGGACCATAGGAATCGGCATAGACATATTTTTTGAATGGCCCCGGGTCGGCCTGCCCCGCAACGCGATCATGGCGCAATTCGAGCGGCTCGAAGAAGGCACGAAAGCGAAAGTAATCTTCTTGGGTGATCGGATCGTACTTGTGATCATGGCAGTGAG
Proteins encoded in this window:
- a CDS encoding PSD1 domain-containing protein: MVHATVIANLAGQSTIDFVAQIRPILQSRCYDCHSQQQAESGLRLDIKATAMRGGDHHGVAIFPGNPSRSPLVELISSSDSSRRMPPDEPLSDAEIQTIIRWIAEGANWPDGVDTATLPDKTNHWSFKPLTEYFEFHSIDQFIDQRLAEHGLQRSQPASPAQWLRRATLDLTGLLPEPEEIQRFAAQAVPDYAAQVERLLGSPTYGQRWAQHWLDVVRYADTHGFEVNTERPNAWPYRDYVIRAANADVPYDQFIRHQLCGDALGEDAATGFLITASVLLPGQIGKDAPSMRLARQDAIDEIVNNIGQTFLALSIGCARCHDHKFDPITSVDYYAMQAFVAGVEYEDRELGGLEASAPSGQMVFAGKFRAPDNIHLLNRGDPEQPLQPVSPAVIRALADVQLDDSASEQHRRQVLADWIANPLNPLTARVIVNRIWQSHFGVGLVETPGDFGHGGLPPSHPELLDWLAAEFIRSGWSVKALHRLIMLSATYQQSSHAVASLLARALPADADGRLLWRYPSRRLDAEVIRDSMLQASGQLNLTMSGPGFDLFEQRGGLSGFTPIEELSAANSRRMIYAHRVRREREAVFGVFDCPDGGQSTQVRRESTTPLQALNLLNSSFTMQCAQALARRVSLEAGDDTICQIQRAFWLTLSRPATDDEISEFAPLVQQHGMMVLCRALFNSNEFLNLP
- a CDS encoding DUF1501 domain-containing protein, with the protein product MNLVVPPSTPASIAERAARRDRRSFLSDSATALSSMALLHLLGADGLLAGQSPVGIDPERPHAPRAPHFAAKAKNVVVIFCAGGVSQLETWDYKPELIRWDDQPLPGGPSVTFQGPAGNLARPQYAFRQHGQTGKWVSDLIPHLAQLTDDIAFVHSLTSKSNTHGPAENFLSTGFVLDGFPSLGSWVTYALGSENQDLPAYVAILDPRGVPQNGSNNWGAGFLPAAFQGTTLSASEPVRHLAVPPGVTHEAEQATRSILRAMNARHWQASDGDQRLAARIAAYELAARMQLSVPEIYDLSDEPQHTLKMYGADQLHNPDKAAFARNCIVARRLLERGVRFVQLFNGAYASAGKLNWDGHNALKEQYDVHAEILDQPAAALINDLKQRGLLQETLVVWCTEFGRMPFFQKGAQGRDHNPDGFTCWLTGAGVKPGVSHGATDDFGQRAVADVHPLYHFNATILHLLGLDFGKLSFEHNGIPRRLTNVEGKIIREILA
- a CDS encoding sulfatase — its product is MHLGQSLCLCQLLLTCLMTFCSSGSMLHAADAPPKNVLFIMADDLNNFLGCYGDSRAKTPNIDRLAARGTLFQRAYCSFPLCGPSRNSLLTGLYPNSTGIILNGQIFRQTIPQHVSLPQAFRLSGYFAGRIGKLYHYNVPRSIGTNGHDDPGSWELELNPAGVDRLEEEPSIFSLVPGQFGGTLSFYASPKSDQFHTDGLQAAEAEWVLERCATRRERPFFLALGFFRPHTPYVAPKQPYFDMYRLADMPLVSGVQEDQADLPAAALGSYKPEQDQLTDTLRQQFAQAYYASISFMDAQVGRVIDALDRLRLADNTIIVFTSDHGYHIGEHGLWQKMSLFEESARVPLLIVAPGVGTPGSVVQSPVSLVDLYPTLAELCAVPAPDNLQGQTLVPMLEQPDTIGRGWALTQVTRRGKRRSSETEYYGYSLRTERWRLTLWDDGQHGRELYDHQRDPRELHNVADDPNYAQQIQELTAQLRSAVETTLPTSGQMPDVKPALWAPNLTDP
- a CDS encoding PSD1 domain-containing protein, with product MRCWSIICVGLLVKLWIGGPVHAEHSADEFFETEIRPLLAEHCWQCHGATKQWNSLRLDSAEALAHGGDSGPVVVPGHPGQSLLYQVVSRGGDIDMPPDQPLSEPQIAALRKWIEMGAPWPSDSVAPTSPDAWKSHWAFQRLNQPLPPQIASGSRPAQNAIDSFITQRLAQHDLHPTPRTDRRSLIRRATYALTGLPPAYEEVEQFASDSREDAYEHLIDRLLASPAYGQHLARTWLDVARYSDSKGYVYAREERFYVHSALYRDWVVEALNSDMPYDQFIKLQIAADQVAADEPQSLAAMGLLTLGRRFLGVTHDIIDDRIDVISRGVMGLTVGCARCHDHKYDPIPTSDYYSLYGVFQCSTDRQVDLAAYRSDANTDTEFQAELDKRLKALADKTAASRQQAADRVRSRLADYLFAQSELHKYPEEGFDVILAVDDLIPAFVRRWEAFLSRRDGASDPIFGAWFQFAALPADQFTQRAEQVIKQLAHSTVAATHPHPWIAQLFQTSPSDLRQVADRYGELFSRVNDKWKQLQETRTAGWFEEDQAWVTKAGPLLDVLYGATAPCEVPDEEVIATETFFDSGTCNELWKLQGEVDRWRLQAPQPPTVAVGLFDRDSLSDARILRRGNPANKGSRVPRQFLSLLSESPQEPFKIGSGRLELAQRVVDPSNPLTPRVWVNRLWQHCFGEGLVRTPSDFGLRAQPPSHPEVLDLLATRLIEQGWSTKAIVRMIVLSETFRQASELPQQISDDQPAVVGQHLTSFTRAFQMDPDNRLLWRVAPRRLKFEELRDSWLRVSGSLDDRPGGKATEMFTAQDTHHRRTLYGLVDRQFLPGTLRIFDFANPDLHIGRRSETLVPQQALYCLNHPFLVYRAKSLIAALEAEQSVTNDPLSDSMSIQRLYRQVVQRDPSPTEQAAAELFLAQPDDDSNEKPSVESLTWSYGYAAIDQAAGTLSDFTPLPYFTGSAWQGSAAYPDGGLGWVQLTAAGGHPGNDLQHASVRRWTAPAAMSIAIQSLAKHEPDVADGVRLQIVSSRHGLLAAVNLRADQAELNVDRFDVQAGDTIDFVVDIIQQLNSDQYLWAPVIRQVADQDADQSAVNHTSTALTVWDAARNFTGPAQPRLSRWEQLAQVLLMTNEFAFVD